Genomic window (Salvelinus alpinus chromosome 13, SLU_Salpinus.1, whole genome shotgun sequence):
AATCTCAGACACTTGCAAACCCAGATCCATTGCTATATTCCCAACAACGGATCCCACGTTGAGCTCCTCCGGGATGGTGTAGCGCGTCTGCGCTTCTATTGTATTCCCCAGGAGGAAGAAAAGCAGAAGCCCCCGCCATAGGAAAACCTTTATCTTCATTTGAATCCGCATGTCCATGAATGATGATCTCTTGGACTTCGTAAAGGTCTTGGTTTGCAATACATTTCAAGATAATCCTATCAAGTAAAACCTATTATTCGTATGGAATTAAACACCGATTATATGTCCGTCCTATCTCTCAAAATGAGcgcagctctgtctctctcagctctGTGCATTGTAAGGATTATGGTAGTCTCGGGTAGGCATACCTAAAAAAAAAGCCTGGTTCTTGACGAGGCTGGGGTTATGGTGCCGAGGCTGGGGGAGGGACTAGATCTCTTTGTACAGTTCAGCACATGATTGGTTCACAGAGCTCCAACCGATTATCATTGGGAGTATCTCAGCACTGGCAGTTAAAGAAACAGTGCTGTTATGAGCAgtagtgatatagtgatgtgtccatTTACTCTTCAAAATGGGGGTCTTTACTGCATTGGCATTTATGGTTTACCTTCATGTTTAATAAATACACATATTAATATATAAAGGTCAAAGTGTGGCAGAATGTCATATCATGAAAAATGAATAGCCTACAGACCAAAATGATATAGAATCGAAATGAATAAAAGTGGTAAAACCCAGTTCCAGGAGATACAGTCATGAATGAAGAACGATATAGTCCGGTGGTAATAAAAACACATTATAAAGTAGCTGCGCTCACCTGTTGGCTCTCGAACGTCCACGCGCTGTCCGGTAAAGACGCATCAAGCACGTTTATCATGTCCTGAAAGTCAGTGGTGCTGCTGGGCTTGACGAGGGTGAAATCACTGAACTCGGACACCGGAGAGAGACACGACCTGAAGGACTGGCTTTGAGACAACATGTCCcctcccaggacctccacatactTAATAGGGCCGTCAGTGTTGAGCTGGAGCTGCAGGTTTCTGTTTGGATTCTTGTATCCGTCAGAGTCAGCCCGTCTGATACAGCAACTCGAGCTGCTCCTACTGTTTCTAACGCACTTCACCACTAAGATGAGAAAAGTCAACAAAGACAAAACGGACACAGAGGTCAGAGAGATGATCAAATAAAAGGTGATTTTACTGTTTCTCTTGCTGGGCTCTACTGTTTTCTTTTGGAGGTCGGAGATGGGCTCGTGGACCCCGTCCTCTAACAGTATGTTGACTGTGACTGTGGCGGACTGGACCGGTTCCCCATTGTCCTGTATCTCTATAAGCAGCCTCTGAGAGGAGTCATCCTGCTCTGAAACAGCGCGTTTAGTCCTCACCTCCCCTGTGTAAAGATTCACACTGAACAGAGACGAGTCTGTGGCCTCCACCAGCCTATAGGAAATCCAGGCGTTATGACCCGAGTCTGCGTCCACTGCCGATATCTTAGTGGTGAGGTGGCCTGCTTTAGCGGACCGGGGCATCTTCTGATGGGAGACAGAGCCCATGACAGTGGATGGGTAAATAACAGCGGGTGCATTGTCGTTCTGGTCCAGGATAAAAACATGAACCGTGACGTTGCTGCTCAGAGACGGAGAGCCGTGGTCCTTTGCCTGGACCTGTATCTGAAACACCTTCAGTTTCTCATAGTCAAACGAGTGCATGCTGTAGATGCTGCCGTTATCTGAGTTTATGTAAATATAGGACGAGACAGACACGTCTTGTACTTTAGAGTCTAATATAGAATAGGATATCTTTGCATTCTCACCCATGTCTATATCAGAGGCGGACACTGAGCTCAGTATAGATCCTGGGGTTCCATTTTCTTTGACATAAACAGTATACGATGTCTGGGAAAACACTGGAGGATTGTCATTGACATCTAGGATTTTCACGGTAACGGTTTTCTTTGTAGATAAAGGTGGGGACCCTGAATCAACCGCGTTAATGACAACATCATACTTCGAGAACGTCTCTCGGTCTAATGGGCCGTTGGTCACCAGTGCGTAATGGTTGGAAACAGAGGGCTTCAGAGTGAACGGGGAACCCCGGGACATGTTTAACGTTACTTTGCCATTCTCACCAACGTCTAAGTCTTTAGCGCTAATCAATGCAATAACCATCCCAGGGGCGGAATTCTCCGGTATTGGACTGGTCAGTGAGGTTATTATAATTTGAGGGGCATTATCATTAACATCAGCAATATTGATCTTTACACTACAGTGCCCCTCCATCCGTGGACTGCCTTTATCTTTTGCCACAATATCAAACGTATGCAAATTCGTCTGTTCATAATCAAGCTGTCCTTTGATAGTAATTTCCCCAGTATTTGAGTCAACATTAAGTAATGCCATTATACTATCTGGGGTCTGGTCTGCAAAGAAATACTCGATCTCTCCATTTTGTCCTTCGTCAGTATCGGAAGCTTTTACATTTACAATCTGATTGCCAACGGGTCTATTCTCAGCTACAGCTATTTCATAAAAAGGTCTCTCAAACTGGGGCTCATTATCATTAACATCAAGAACTATGACGGTGATTTCAGAAGTACCAGATCGTGCAGGAGTCCCCCCGTCTACAGCGGTGAGCACGAGCTTATGAACGGcctgcttctctctgtccagtgaagttTTCAGCACAAGTTCGGGTATTTTTTGGCCTCCCTGAGTCTTTATGTTCAACAGGAAATGGTAATTATCACTGATACTATAGGACCGTAATGAGTTTGCGCCTACGTCAGGATCATGTGCACTTTCCAATGGGAATTTTGCACCTGGATTAATCACCTCAGCTATATTCAAAATGCGTTCATTTGTAAGAAAACCTGGAGAATTATCATTTATATCCTGTATTTCGATTTCAATGCGGTGCAGCTGTAAGGGATTTTCAACTATAACCTCCAGCGGTAACAAACAAGGGACGTTCTCTCCACATAACTCCTCTCTGTCTATCCTTTCATTGACAACCAGCTCACCCTTTCCCAAATCCACACTGAAATACTGCTTACCAGCGTCAGAAGCTATCCTCAGTTTACGGTCATAAATCTCAGATATTCCCAAACCCAGGTCCTTGGCTATATTTCCAACAACAGATCCTTCCTTTAACTCCTCAGGTATAGTGTATGGAATCTGCGCCTCTATTGTATTCCACAGGAGAACAAATTGATAAATCCATAACACTTGCCACCTCAAATTGCCTCGAATTCTCATTGTCCTTTGTTCCATCGAACCTCCTTTCCACAGTAAATCCTCACCATCACAAAATATAAAAACTGAAGTTATTCGCCGTAGTGTCTTGAATACACATTTCCCAAAAATGCAAGCAGACCTTCTTTTGTTTCCATTCAGTTCAAGTGTAGCTCCCAGATCTGAGCAATGTAGGCTACGGGATGTAATGCtgagtctgaggggagggagtagATCCCTTTGTATGGCTCAGCACAGTATTGGTGCAGAGAACCCTCTTGATATAACCAATCACACACGTAGTGTATCTTAAAGGTACAGTCTATGCCTTCACTATGAGTAGAATGCTTAAAATACAGAAACAGAGAAGCAGTATGTATTTACAGGTGTAACATTTTACTTTGATTAGTAGTAAATATGCTACTGTACCAAATAAACGTGGTAattcacaaaataaaaaaatatatagcgcccccaaaaatgctaatattagcctatagcctattattattattattattatccaaTAATCACACAAGCACCGTATCACTTCAAGCCCTCCGTTTACTGTATTCTTTCTGCCGTCTTGTGGCAATGAGAGGGAAGCACAGCCTTGTGGTGTTCTCATAGTCTGTCATGAGGAGCAGGGAGCCAGTCTCTCTcatcccctcacacacacacatacacacacacgtctcatcaCAGTAGCATGCTCAGCACGAGCAGAAGGGGGGAGTATCGGGCTGGGAGTGAAAGGATCGCGAGAGGCGGGAGCAAAAGGGAATAGAGGTTTGACATACATGTATacgctcacacgcacacacggtTTAGTAGCGTGTATTTACATAGTAGCCtacatattttattattttactaATTTGCTGTGCAACTGACCGAGGAAGCCTTTAGGCTAGGTCTATATGTCTGACCACCACAATAGCAATTCGTCCCCACTGATTTTTATGGACAGCAGGCTACAACCGTAGGGCATAGATTAACTACATCTCCCTAGCAACCGAGGGTGCACTAATAGGTCGTCGTCAATTAAACGTCACACAATAAGGTACAGAGCGTTCGATTTGCCTCCAAGGAGATCCCCAGCTCCGCTTAAACCATTGACAACTGCGTGCCGTTTTCAAGTGATTGTTAAATACATGTtaactatttggttgtaatatcatcacctcttgaagagcCTAGTCAGAACTACACATTTCAGATTATTCCATGCAAAACAACTGGGCACATTTAGcgctatcatcagagttatacagcaagtaactgcatgcttttcatgatcagtaaacatcaattgatcatgtcATTTCAGATAAGTGAGGGTAGCCTCACGATATCTCTCAATATTGGCCACCATTAAGTGGATATTTTTGTGATATAGAACAAAAGTGACCTGTACCTGACAAGTATGAGTGGTTTAGGTTCATTTCCAATCCTTTGTGGACTCTAcctgtcaagcagcagaagggcGCATTTACCAATGTACTGTTAGCTGATAATGTGTACTTTGCAAGCTACAAATATAAACTGTGTACATTGGCATACAGATAGTGGTAAGTAGACCTAATGTAGCTTGTTCTCAAACCAACGTAGGCCTGCCTAGCGAAGTTACTAACGTTATCTTCTGTTCAATATTGTTTTTAAGTGTTTAatcatgattactgcttacagACATGGCAGGCTATATTGAATGATGGACAAGTTGGCTAACTTTCAGGGGATAAACTAGATGGCTTTATTTGCTTGCCAACTATAGTGGTGATGACAGTAGTCCGACTGACAACTTTACCAGGAAGAGGGCTTGCCGATTTCAAGCTCTTTCCATGTGTCTGAAAAGACATAATCAATACATTTTAactgatcatgaaaagcatgcagttacCTGCTGTATAACTTCGATGATAGAGAATAATCTGAAATGTGTAGTTCTGACTAGGCACTTCAAGACgtgatgatattaaaaccaaatagttgTAACATTGATTTACCAATCCCTTGCAAACGGCACGTAGTTGCCAATAGTTTTAGAGGAGCTCCGTGCCCCCACCAGTAAAATCGAACGTTCTGCAACAtattgtgacgttttattgataACGACCTAGTACAGCGTTAGATGAAAATAAAGGTTTAATCATGAATCATGCTTATAATCCTATCACAGTGTTATATAA
Coding sequences:
- the LOC139537162 gene encoding protocadherin gamma-C5-like; translation: MEQRTMRIRGNLRWQVLWIYQFVLLWNTIEAQIPYTIPEELKEGSVVGNIAKDLGLGISEIYDRKLRIASDAGKQYFSVDLGKGELVVNERIDREELCGENVPCLLPLEVIVENPLQLHRIEIEIQDINDNSPGFLTNERILNIAEVINPGAKFPLESAHDPDVGANSLRSYSISDNYHFLLNIKTQGGQKIPELVLKTSLDREKQAVHKLVLTAVDGGTPARSGTSEITVIVLDVNDNEPQFERPFYEIAVAENRPVGNQIVNVKASDTDEGQNGEIEYFFADQTPDSIMALLNVDSNTGEITIKGQLDYEQTNLHTFDIVAKDKGSPRMEGHCSVKINIADVNDNAPQIIITSLTSPIPENSAPGMVIALISAKDLDVGENGKVTLNMSRGSPFTLKPSVSNHYALVTNGPLDRETFSKYDVVINAVDSGSPPLSTKKTVTVKILDVNDNPPVFSQTSYTVYVKENGTPGSILSSVSASDIDMGENAKISYSILDSKVQDVSVSSYIYINSDNGSIYSMHSFDYEKLKVFQIQVQAKDHGSPSLSSNVTVHVFILDQNDNAPAVIYPSTVMGSVSHQKMPRSAKAGHLTTKISAVDADSGHNAWISYRLVEATDSSLFSVNLYTGEVRTKRAVSEQDDSSQRLLIEIQDNGEPVQSATVTVNILLEDGVHEPISDLQKKTVEPSKRNSKITFYLIISLTSVSVLSLLTFLILVVKCVRNSRSSSSCCIRRADSDGYKNPNRNLQLQLNTDGPIKYVEVLGGDMLSQSQSFRSCLSPVSEFSDFTLVKPSSTTDFQDMINVLDASLPDSAWTFESQQVSAATL